A genome region from Gammaproteobacteria bacterium includes the following:
- a CDS encoding response regulator: MSGSRILIAEDDRGVRQSLERALRFEGYDVSAVKDGAEALEVLIEDIPDLLLLDVMMPHIDGLTVCRRLRATGNDVPVLMLTARHEVRDRVAGLDAGADDYLVKPFALEELLARIRALLRRNIPAEGVETLTVGDLTLDSRTRTVMRGDRELNLTKTEFDLLELLLLNAGVVLTREVIYERIWGYDFGTSSNSLDVYIGYLRRKMEEGGEPRLISTVRGVGYVIRKP, encoded by the coding sequence ATGAGTGGTTCCCGAATTCTGATAGCCGAAGATGATCGGGGCGTGCGCCAATCGCTGGAGCGCGCTCTGCGCTTCGAGGGCTACGACGTATCCGCCGTCAAGGATGGCGCCGAGGCACTCGAAGTGCTCATCGAAGACATCCCCGACTTGCTGCTGCTGGACGTCATGATGCCGCACATCGACGGTCTCACTGTGTGCCGTCGGCTCCGGGCCACCGGTAACGATGTTCCGGTGCTCATGCTCACGGCGCGGCACGAGGTTCGTGACCGCGTCGCCGGTCTCGACGCGGGTGCTGACGATTACCTCGTCAAGCCGTTCGCGTTGGAGGAATTGCTGGCGCGCATCCGGGCGCTCCTGCGGCGCAACATTCCTGCCGAAGGGGTCGAGACGCTGACGGTGGGAGATCTGACTCTCGATTCGCGGACGCGCACGGTCATGAGAGGGGATCGTGAGCTCAACCTCACGAAGACCGAGTTCGATCTCCTCGAGTTGCTCCTCTTGAACGCCGGTGTGGTCTTGACAAGAGAGGTCATCTACGAGCGAATCTGGGGGTACGACTTCGGAACGAGTTCGAACTCTCTGGATGTCTACATCGGTTACCTGCGACGAAAGATGGAAGAAGGCGGCGAGCCGAGGCTCATCAGCACCGTGCGTGGCGTCGGCTATGTGATCCGCAAGCCATGA
- a CDS encoding HAMP domain-containing protein, producing the protein MKLRARLTMLVTGAVALAVILVSASAFFLARAQMRAVIDESLLDRISIATRIESASGMMRRMGPLLLAGTAGDLFRLDQYVQVVFADGSSEIPVGQDVVLPVTSHDVAIAAGAEHGIIRDVLVDGLHLRMVTGPAGNGQAVQYARPLTEVDQTLAKLALVLGLVGLGGIAIAAGLGMIVSHSSLAPVGALTATAEHVAKTQDLEARIDVDRDDEIGRLATAFNTMLEALETSREQQRRLVADASHELRTPLTSLRTNIEFLARAEGMGDDDRLALMDDVSFEMRELSSLVGEMVELATDPKAGDEPLQGVDLTETVNEVVGRAQRRTGRTIEVSGDAGQIEGRPNSLQRAVSNLIDNAHKWSPPEAPITITLSPGRVEVADRGPGIPGEDLAHVFDRFYRATEARSLPGSGLGLSIVKEVVVNHGGTVFAFNRGGAVVGFEIPVLT; encoded by the coding sequence ATGAAGCTGAGAGCGAGACTCACGATGCTGGTCACCGGAGCGGTGGCACTTGCCGTGATTCTCGTTTCGGCTTCAGCCTTCTTTCTGGCTCGCGCCCAAATGCGTGCGGTGATCGACGAGTCGCTCCTGGACCGTATCTCGATCGCTACCCGTATCGAGAGTGCCAGCGGGATGATGCGTCGGATGGGTCCGCTGCTGCTCGCCGGCACTGCCGGTGATCTCTTTCGTCTGGATCAATACGTGCAGGTGGTGTTCGCCGACGGGTCGAGCGAGATTCCCGTTGGTCAGGATGTCGTGCTGCCGGTCACCAGTCATGACGTCGCGATCGCCGCGGGCGCCGAGCATGGGATCATTCGCGATGTCCTCGTCGACGGTCTGCACCTCAGGATGGTGACGGGCCCGGCCGGCAACGGCCAGGCGGTCCAGTACGCGCGCCCGCTCACCGAGGTCGATCAGACACTGGCCAAACTTGCTTTGGTGCTCGGCCTCGTCGGTCTCGGCGGTATTGCGATCGCAGCGGGTCTCGGGATGATCGTCTCGCACAGCAGCCTCGCGCCGGTGGGTGCACTCACCGCGACCGCAGAGCATGTTGCGAAAACGCAGGACCTCGAAGCGCGGATCGATGTCGACCGCGACGACGAGATCGGTCGTCTTGCCACAGCCTTCAATACGATGCTGGAGGCGTTGGAGACCTCGCGTGAGCAACAGCGCAGGTTGGTTGCCGACGCCTCACACGAATTGCGAACGCCCCTCACCAGCCTGCGAACCAATATCGAGTTCCTTGCTCGGGCCGAGGGGATGGGTGATGACGACCGGCTGGCGCTCATGGACGACGTGTCCTTCGAGATGCGTGAGTTGAGCAGCCTGGTGGGGGAAATGGTCGAGCTCGCGACCGATCCGAAGGCGGGCGACGAGCCGTTGCAGGGTGTCGATCTCACCGAGACGGTCAACGAGGTCGTTGGGCGAGCACAGCGGAGGACCGGAAGGACGATAGAAGTGTCGGGTGATGCCGGGCAGATCGAGGGGCGTCCCAACTCGCTCCAGCGCGCCGTGTCGAACTTGATCGACAACGCCCACAAGTGGAGCCCTCCGGAGGCGCCGATAACGATCACCCTCTCGCCGGGCAGGGTCGAGGTGGCCGATCGCGGGCCGGGAATTCCTGGCGAGGATCTTGCCCACGTCTTCGACCGTTTCTATCGGGCGACCGAAGCAAGGTCTCTGCCCGGGTCCGGGCTTGGTTTGTCGATCGTCAAGGAGGTCGTCGTGAACCACGGTGGCACGGTGTTCGCGTTCAATCGGGGCGGTGCGGTCGTCGGGTTCGAGATCCCGGTTCTCACCTGA
- a CDS encoding tetrathionate reductase family octaheme c-type cytochrome, protein MQDPGHVPDEKASKRLLRRDFLIGLIAILVVILVPIIIFVPLRSPGAPSDPWSHVPEKLGHTDHTALMPGTYETGQEVTRACLECHPDAGEDMLHSEHFTWVNDPVPIAGRQEPVAFGKKNSINNFCLGVQGNWPKCTTCHAGYGWSDENFDFTNEDNIDCLVCHNQSDAYAKGESGDPVEGSDLTVAAQSVANPSRWNCGQCHFEGGGGNGVKHGDLDDTLIYPDENIDVHMGKYDLVCTDCHKTEDHNIKGTATSVALDTHNQIFCTDCHDSKPHEDERLNGHTDAVACQTCHVPEYALKDPTKMWWDWSTAGSDSIPQDHYTYLKIKGSFVYDTKVTPEYSWNDGTADRYLLGDPIDTDGPTPLNKPNGGITDPGSKIWPFKVHRAKQPYDTVNNILIQPKLAGEGGYWVDFDWPTALRLGAEITGLDYSGEYGFTRTDMWWPITHMVQPAEKALQCNGCHGDGGRFDWEALGYPGDPMFSGGRVDLGLVGGK, encoded by the coding sequence ATGCAGGATCCCGGACACGTTCCAGACGAGAAGGCATCGAAGAGACTCCTTCGACGCGACTTCCTGATCGGCCTGATCGCGATCTTGGTGGTGATCCTTGTTCCGATCATCATCTTCGTGCCGTTGCGAAGTCCTGGAGCACCGAGTGACCCGTGGTCTCACGTCCCGGAGAAGCTGGGGCACACCGACCACACGGCCTTGATGCCCGGCACGTACGAGACCGGCCAGGAGGTCACCCGGGCCTGTTTGGAGTGTCATCCCGACGCCGGTGAAGACATGCTCCACTCGGAGCACTTCACATGGGTGAACGATCCCGTCCCCATCGCAGGTCGGCAAGAACCGGTTGCGTTCGGCAAGAAGAACTCGATCAACAACTTCTGTCTCGGTGTGCAGGGGAACTGGCCGAAGTGCACGACCTGCCATGCCGGCTACGGATGGTCGGACGAGAACTTCGACTTCACGAACGAGGACAACATCGACTGTCTCGTTTGCCACAACCAATCCGACGCGTACGCCAAGGGGGAGTCCGGCGACCCCGTAGAGGGATCCGACCTCACCGTCGCCGCGCAGAGCGTCGCGAATCCCTCACGCTGGAATTGCGGCCAATGCCATTTCGAGGGCGGGGGCGGCAACGGGGTCAAACACGGCGACCTGGACGACACGCTCATCTATCCGGACGAGAACATCGACGTCCACATGGGCAAGTACGACCTCGTTTGCACCGACTGTCACAAGACGGAGGACCACAACATCAAGGGCACCGCCACGTCGGTTGCACTCGATACACACAATCAGATCTTCTGTACCGACTGCCACGATTCGAAACCGCACGAGGATGAGCGCCTGAACGGTCACACCGACGCGGTGGCGTGTCAGACCTGCCATGTCCCCGAGTACGCGCTGAAGGACCCGACGAAAATGTGGTGGGACTGGTCGACAGCCGGCAGCGACAGTATCCCGCAGGATCACTACACATACCTCAAGATCAAGGGCAGCTTCGTCTACGACACGAAGGTGACGCCCGAGTATTCCTGGAACGACGGAACCGCCGATCGATACCTGCTGGGTGACCCAATCGATACCGATGGCCCTACCCCGCTGAACAAGCCCAACGGTGGCATCACAGATCCGGGATCGAAGATCTGGCCCTTCAAGGTCCATCGTGCCAAGCAGCCGTATGACACCGTCAACAACATCCTGATCCAGCCGAAGTTGGCCGGTGAGGGCGGCTATTGGGTCGACTTCGACTGGCCAACGGCCTTGAGATTGGGAGCGGAGATCACCGGACTGGACTACAGCGGCGAGTACGGATTCACCCGCACCGACATGTGGTGGCCGATCACCCACATGGTGCAGCCTGCAGAGAAGGCTCTCCAGTGCAACGGCTGCCACGGAGATGGAGGCAGGTTCGATTGGGAGGCGCTCGGCTATCCCGGTGACCCGATGTTCTCTGGTGGCAGGGTCGATCTCGGTCTCGTGGGAGGCAAGTGA
- a CDS encoding YeeE/YedE family protein, whose product MTTATARSWLTKKRPEKPWMNPYLGGVLLGLVLFAAFFITGNGLGASGGFQRIWAFIEDLIVPGHVDRTAYLANYAGGNKNPLDLWIVPLLVGVPIGGFLSSWFSGRFKIRTGKGPNISVKTRWLFAFVGGTIMGFGARFARGCTSGQALSGGAVLSVGSWAFMFAMFAGGYAVAWFVRRLWN is encoded by the coding sequence ATGACCACCGCCACCGCGCGATCGTGGCTCACCAAGAAGCGCCCGGAGAAGCCGTGGATGAACCCATATCTCGGTGGTGTGCTCCTCGGCCTGGTGCTCTTTGCTGCGTTCTTCATCACGGGGAATGGGCTCGGGGCCTCTGGTGGTTTCCAGCGGATCTGGGCATTCATCGAGGACTTGATCGTCCCGGGGCATGTCGACCGTACCGCCTACCTCGCGAACTACGCGGGTGGGAACAAGAACCCCCTCGATCTGTGGATCGTTCCACTCCTGGTTGGAGTGCCGATAGGGGGGTTTTTGTCCTCCTGGTTCAGCGGTCGATTCAAGATCAGGACCGGGAAAGGGCCGAACATCTCGGTGAAGACTCGTTGGCTCTTCGCCTTCGTCGGCGGAACGATCATGGGGTTCGGGGCCCGGTTCGCTCGAGGGTGCACCTCAGGTCAGGCGCTGTCTGGAGGGGCCGTGCTCTCGGTAGGCAGCTGGGCATTCATGTTCGCGATGTTCGCCGGGGGCTACGCAGTGGCGTGGTTCGTCCGAAGGCTTTGGAACTGA
- a CDS encoding YeeE/YedE family protein — protein sequence MVMTFAIAPFPIEAELGKWLAYGLYLVIGVLFGAALEQAGFAYSPNLAAQFYLKDMRVLKVMFTAIITAMTLIFFSSGIGILDYTKVFVDPTYLWPGIVGGIIMGVGFTIGGFCPGTSATAAATGSVDGMFYLGGIMTGIFAFGETVDSFQKFWFGWDMGRFTIPEWLGISTGAAVLLVIVVALVFFWGAEWFEKRFGGIDPKSRPKARFVGAGVFVLAALVIILIGQPGWEQRWERMAEEQNQVLANREVQIHPGELLELMNNDKVKLVMLDVRPESEYNLFHLAWSHHVDPDPAAVDALAPELNDNPAKTAVVLMSDDETAATEAWKVLVAEEVPNVYILEGGINEWLETFGGREVQEAMRVVGDDQLRLVFASALGDAYPAANPDPEEYELEFTPKVKLAAKAGPSAGGCG from the coding sequence ATGGTCATGACATTCGCAATCGCCCCGTTCCCGATCGAAGCGGAACTCGGGAAGTGGCTCGCCTACGGGCTGTATCTGGTCATCGGCGTTCTCTTCGGTGCCGCGTTGGAACAGGCGGGGTTTGCCTACTCGCCAAACCTTGCGGCACAGTTCTACCTGAAGGACATGCGCGTCTTGAAAGTGATGTTCACGGCAATCATCACCGCCATGACCCTCATTTTCTTCTCATCCGGGATTGGCATCCTCGACTACACGAAGGTGTTCGTGGATCCGACCTACCTGTGGCCCGGGATCGTGGGTGGCATCATCATGGGTGTCGGGTTCACGATCGGTGGTTTCTGCCCGGGCACGTCGGCGACTGCAGCGGCGACCGGCAGCGTTGACGGGATGTTCTATCTCGGTGGGATCATGACCGGAATCTTCGCGTTCGGTGAGACGGTCGATTCCTTCCAGAAGTTCTGGTTCGGTTGGGACATGGGGCGCTTCACGATTCCCGAGTGGCTTGGAATCTCCACTGGTGCCGCAGTCCTCCTGGTCATCGTCGTCGCCCTCGTGTTCTTTTGGGGGGCCGAGTGGTTTGAGAAACGCTTTGGCGGGATCGACCCGAAGAGCCGGCCGAAGGCCCGTTTCGTGGGCGCGGGCGTATTCGTGCTTGCCGCGTTGGTGATCATCCTCATCGGCCAGCCCGGCTGGGAGCAGCGGTGGGAGCGTATGGCGGAAGAACAGAACCAGGTGCTGGCGAACCGGGAAGTGCAGATCCATCCAGGGGAGCTTCTCGAACTGATGAACAACGACAAGGTGAAACTCGTGATGCTCGATGTGCGTCCGGAGTCGGAATACAACCTGTTTCATCTCGCCTGGTCGCACCACGTCGATCCGGATCCCGCCGCGGTCGATGCATTGGCACCCGAGCTGAATGACAACCCGGCCAAGACCGCCGTGGTGCTGATGAGCGACGACGAGACCGCTGCAACCGAGGCGTGGAAGGTGCTCGTCGCGGAGGAAGTGCCGAATGTGTACATCCTCGAAGGTGGCATCAACGAGTGGCTGGAGACGTTCGGTGGACGAGAAGTGCAGGAGGCAATGCGCGTCGTGGGTGACGATCAGCTCCGTCTTGTCTTCGCGTCTGCGCTTGGTGACGCATACCCGGCGGCGAATCCGGATCCCGAAGAGTACGAGCTGGAGTTCACGCCCAAGGTGAAGTTGGCAGCCAAGGCCGGCCCATCCGCCGGCGGCTGCGGCTGA
- a CDS encoding uridine kinase, with translation MESAFPFPEANKPLVIGIAGGSGSGKTTIASAVVAEVGAGEVAVLEHDSYYRHFEGLSFEERSRINYDHPGSLETELLVQHLERLLDGHSVEKPVYDFTTHLRSRETVTVEPAPVIVVDGILVLADPQLRALLDLKVFVDTDPDLRVLRRLQRDIEERGRTMRSVIEQYLATVRPMHLQFVEPSKVHADLIIPEGYNRGAVAAVLGLVRQRLDGDLDLGPV, from the coding sequence GTGGAGAGCGCATTCCCTTTCCCCGAGGCGAACAAGCCGCTGGTGATCGGTATTGCGGGCGGCTCCGGGTCGGGCAAGACCACGATCGCCTCCGCCGTTGTGGCGGAGGTCGGGGCCGGGGAAGTCGCCGTCCTGGAGCACGACTCGTACTACCGGCACTTCGAAGGGCTCAGCTTCGAGGAACGGTCCAGGATCAACTACGACCATCCCGGTTCGCTCGAGACCGAACTGCTCGTCCAGCATCTCGAGAGGCTTCTCGACGGTCATTCCGTCGAGAAGCCTGTCTACGACTTCACGACGCATTTGCGGTCCCGTGAGACGGTCACCGTCGAACCGGCTCCGGTGATCGTCGTGGACGGGATCCTGGTTCTCGCCGACCCGCAGCTTCGTGCTCTCCTGGATCTCAAAGTGTTCGTCGATACGGACCCGGATCTGAGAGTGTTACGACGCCTGCAGCGAGACATCGAAGAGCGCGGTAGGACGATGCGCTCGGTGATCGAGCAATACCTGGCGACGGTCAGACCGATGCATCTGCAGTTCGTCGAGCCGTCGAAGGTACACGCGGACCTGATCATCCCGGAGGGGTACAACCGTGGTGCGGTCGCTGCCGTCCTCGGGCTGGTTCGCCAACGTCTCGACGGGGATCTTGACCTCGGGCCCGTATAA
- a CDS encoding pyrroline-5-carboxylate reductase, giving the protein MTHPTVAILGVGAMGEALLAGLLRASWEPGELSLGVRREERGKELADRYGCQVGLDPVAVIDGRDVIVVAVKPRSVPRLLSQVVGTVGTDQTVLSLAAGVATSLYEDALGEVPVVRAMPNTPALVDEGITGIAPGRFAGERSMRHADIVLQAVGNVIPMEEHHLDAVTAVSGTGPAYAFLLAEALTEAAVREGLSRSVAERLVHQTIKGAGALLVETDKGPFELRAQVTSPGGTTAAAMHVLEGRGFRALVEDAVAAAANRSRDLGEAARLDER; this is encoded by the coding sequence ATGACACATCCAACAGTCGCAATCCTCGGTGTCGGAGCCATGGGTGAGGCGCTCCTCGCCGGCCTGCTACGTGCCTCCTGGGAGCCCGGTGAACTGTCCCTCGGTGTGCGGCGAGAGGAGCGAGGCAAAGAGCTGGCTGATCGGTACGGATGCCAGGTCGGTCTCGACCCGGTCGCCGTGATCGACGGTCGCGATGTCATCGTGGTCGCGGTGAAGCCGCGCTCCGTTCCGCGGTTGCTCTCTCAGGTCGTCGGCACCGTCGGCACGGACCAGACCGTGCTGTCCCTCGCAGCGGGTGTGGCAACGAGTCTCTATGAGGATGCGCTTGGGGAAGTGCCCGTCGTGCGGGCGATGCCAAATACCCCGGCGCTCGTCGACGAGGGCATTACCGGGATCGCTCCGGGTCGCTTTGCAGGCGAGCGTTCGATGCGGCACGCCGACATCGTGCTTCAGGCAGTCGGCAATGTGATCCCGATGGAGGAGCACCACCTGGATGCTGTGACCGCGGTATCCGGCACGGGTCCCGCCTACGCGTTCCTTCTTGCCGAGGCGCTCACGGAAGCAGCCGTCCGAGAAGGACTCTCCCGAAGTGTGGCCGAGCGCCTCGTCCATCAGACCATCAAGGGTGCGGGGGCACTTCTCGTGGAGACGGACAAAGGGCCATTCGAACTCCGTGCGCAGGTGACATCTCCCGGCGGCACAACCGCCGCTGCGATGCACGTCCTGGAGGGACGAGGATTCCGAGCGTTGGTGGAAGACGCGGTAGCGGCGGCAGCGAATCGTTCACGGGATCTGGGTGAGGCGGCCCGGCTGGATGAGAGGTAG
- a CDS encoding proline dehydrogenase: MSTLFRKGLLAVTDRKVVQKLFTEHRAGRSVATRFVAGESLDDAVAVARRLNESGAMVSLDHLGEDVHDAVSAKTAKEDYLAILDRIASEGLDANISIKLTQLGMAFDVEQTRSALEELATKAAEVGTSVTVDMEESTWTGTTIDLYETVQRTHGNLGIAVQAYLRRTARDLERLIRLGGHIRLCKGAYAEPADIAFQSKEEVDESFERLLETLMAAKETTPAVATHDERLIERTYALAASREEPFEFQMLYGIRETLQQEIVAKGYPLRVYVPYGSQWYPYLTRRLAERPANLVFFARGLVGK, translated from the coding sequence GTGTCGACACTCTTTCGCAAGGGTCTCCTGGCGGTGACCGACCGGAAGGTGGTCCAGAAGCTGTTCACCGAACACCGTGCCGGACGCTCCGTTGCCACTCGGTTCGTCGCCGGCGAGAGCCTCGACGACGCAGTCGCCGTCGCCCGTCGGCTCAACGAGTCCGGTGCCATGGTCTCGCTCGATCATCTCGGCGAGGACGTGCACGACGCGGTGTCTGCGAAAACTGCCAAAGAGGATTACCTCGCGATCCTCGACCGGATCGCGTCAGAGGGTCTCGATGCCAACATCTCCATCAAGCTGACGCAGCTCGGTATGGCATTCGATGTAGAACAGACACGCTCGGCGCTCGAAGAACTCGCCACCAAGGCGGCCGAGGTGGGTACGTCGGTAACGGTCGACATGGAGGAGTCCACCTGGACCGGTACCACGATCGATCTCTACGAGACGGTTCAGCGCACTCACGGGAACTTGGGTATTGCTGTGCAGGCATATCTGCGTCGCACCGCTCGCGACCTCGAGCGACTGATTCGGCTTGGGGGGCACATCAGGTTGTGCAAAGGCGCCTACGCGGAGCCCGCCGACATCGCCTTTCAATCCAAGGAGGAGGTCGACGAGTCGTTCGAGCGCCTGCTGGAGACGCTGATGGCCGCCAAAGAAACCACACCCGCCGTGGCGACCCATGACGAACGTTTGATCGAGCGCACCTATGCGCTGGCCGCGTCGAGAGAAGAACCCTTCGAGTTCCAGATGCTCTACGGGATCAGAGAGACGCTTCAACAGGAGATCGTGGCCAAGGGGTACCCGCTGCGCGTGTACGTGCCGTACGGATCCCAGTGGTATCCCTACCTCACCCGGCGGCTCGCCGAGCGTCCCGCGAACCTGGTGTTCTTCGCGAGAGGCCTGGTCGGCAAATAG
- the arsB gene encoding ACR3 family arsenite efflux transporter has translation MEGSVVERLSLLDRFLPVWIGVAMVLGLGLGRVVPTLNNWLDAVKIDTVSLPIALGLLAMMYPVLAKVRYSRIGEVATDRTLMIASLALNWIVGPALMFTLAWLLLPDLPAYRTGLILVGLARCIAMVLIWNDLADGHREAAAVLVALNSLFQIVAYAVLGYFYLAVLPGWLGLETHMVSISIWAIAKSVLIFLGIPLVAGWLTRLWGEGFKGVEWYEETFLPKVGPIALWGLLFTVVLLFALQGEAITSQPLDVARIALPLVAYFAIMWGVSFALGLRLRLSYPKNVTLSFTAAGNNFELAIAVTIGIFGISSGEALAGVVGPLIEVPVLVGLVYVALWARRRFYPMAVPR, from the coding sequence ATGGAGGGATCCGTCGTCGAACGCCTCTCACTTCTCGACCGATTCCTGCCCGTCTGGATCGGTGTTGCCATGGTTCTCGGTCTCGGCTTGGGAAGGGTCGTCCCCACGCTCAACAACTGGCTCGACGCGGTCAAGATCGATACCGTCTCACTCCCGATCGCTCTCGGCCTGCTGGCGATGATGTATCCGGTGCTCGCCAAGGTGCGGTACTCGCGCATTGGCGAGGTCGCCACGGACCGCACACTGATGATCGCCTCTCTGGCGCTCAATTGGATCGTCGGTCCTGCACTCATGTTCACCCTCGCGTGGCTCCTGCTCCCCGACCTCCCCGCCTACCGCACCGGGCTCATCCTCGTTGGCCTGGCCCGGTGTATCGCGATGGTGCTCATCTGGAACGACCTTGCCGACGGACATCGTGAGGCCGCCGCAGTCCTCGTGGCGCTCAACTCACTGTTTCAGATCGTCGCGTACGCGGTCCTCGGGTACTTCTATCTCGCCGTACTCCCGGGATGGCTCGGCCTGGAGACACACATGGTCTCGATCTCGATATGGGCGATCGCCAAATCGGTGCTCATCTTCCTCGGGATCCCCCTGGTCGCAGGATGGCTGACCCGGCTGTGGGGCGAGGGATTCAAGGGTGTCGAATGGTACGAGGAGACCTTCCTGCCAAAGGTCGGTCCAATCGCCCTCTGGGGGCTGCTGTTCACCGTCGTGCTGTTGTTCGCCCTCCAAGGCGAGGCAATCACCTCTCAGCCCCTCGACGTCGCCCGCATCGCCCTGCCACTGGTCGCGTACTTCGCCATCATGTGGGGTGTCTCGTTCGCACTTGGCCTGCGCCTGCGCCTCTCCTACCCGAAGAACGTGACGCTGTCGTTCACGGCTGCCGGCAACAACTTCGAACTGGCCATCGCCGTCACCATCGGCATCTTCGGTATCTCTTCAGGCGAGGCACTCGCCGGCGTCGTCGGCCCTCTCATCGAAGTCCCGGTCCTCGTCGGTCTCGTGTACGTCGCGCTGTGGGCGCGCCGCCGCTTCTATCCCATGGCAGTACCACGATGA
- a CDS encoding thioredoxin family protein — translation MEVKILGAGCPNCRTLARRSREALERLGSSATVQLVDDDYAAMAEYRIMSIPALVIDDELIFNGRVPNVESLVSIFQGHGA, via the coding sequence ATGGAAGTGAAGATTCTCGGAGCCGGCTGCCCGAACTGCCGGACGCTGGCCCGACGGTCTCGTGAAGCCTTGGAACGGCTCGGCAGCAGCGCCACGGTCCAACTGGTCGACGACGACTACGCGGCGATGGCAGAATACCGCATCATGAGCATCCCGGCGCTCGTCATCGACGACGAACTCATCTTCAACGGACGCGTCCCGAACGTCGAGTCCCTCGTGAGCATCTTCCAGGGGCATGGAGCGTGA
- a CDS encoding permease produces MTLLRPDASAHRTLWVRTAVAAILWIALYRFNEPFWDWSLSTMANLDPDGRFAQVLHFFAYDTVKILLLLSGIVFVVAVLRSFTTLERTRALLGGKREGVGNVAAAGLGVATPFCSCSAVPAFIGFLVAGIPLGVTLSFLIASPMVNEVAVVLMYGLFGWKVAALYVTFGLLVAIAAGYLLGRLGLEKWVEPFVYEIHAGTQPADTTTKLTWQDRFEIGRAEVRSIISSIWPYLLVGIGVGAVIHGWAPQDIFARWAGPDNPLAVPIAVLIGIPLYSNMAGVLPLVEALADKGLAMGTMLALMMSVVALSLPEMILLRKVLKPKLLAAFVTVVGTGILAVGYLFNTFL; encoded by the coding sequence ATGACCCTGCTCCGTCCCGATGCCTCCGCGCATCGCACACTCTGGGTCCGCACCGCTGTGGCGGCCATCTTGTGGATCGCCCTCTACCGGTTCAACGAGCCCTTCTGGGACTGGTCGTTGTCCACCATGGCGAACCTCGATCCCGACGGCCGGTTCGCCCAGGTACTCCACTTCTTCGCGTACGACACGGTCAAGATCCTGCTGCTGCTCTCGGGCATCGTGTTCGTCGTCGCGGTGCTGCGCAGTTTCACGACCCTCGAGCGAACCAGGGCCCTGCTCGGGGGCAAGCGCGAGGGTGTCGGGAACGTTGCCGCCGCGGGACTCGGGGTGGCCACACCGTTCTGTTCATGCAGCGCCGTGCCTGCCTTCATCGGCTTCCTCGTGGCCGGCATCCCGCTCGGCGTGACGCTGAGCTTCCTCATCGCCAGCCCGATGGTCAACGAGGTGGCGGTGGTGTTGATGTACGGGCTCTTCGGATGGAAGGTCGCCGCCCTCTACGTGACGTTCGGACTGCTCGTGGCGATCGCGGCCGGCTACTTGCTGGGCCGCCTCGGCCTGGAGAAATGGGTAGAGCCGTTCGTCTACGAGATCCATGCAGGGACCCAGCCGGCCGACACGACGACCAAGCTCACCTGGCAGGACCGGTTCGAGATCGGCCGAGCCGAAGTCCGCTCGATCATCAGCTCGATCTGGCCATACCTGTTGGTCGGCATCGGTGTCGGCGCCGTCATCCACGGCTGGGCACCACAGGACATCTTCGCCCGCTGGGCAGGCCCCGACAATCCGCTGGCCGTACCGATCGCCGTGCTCATCGGCATCCCCCTGTACTCCAACATGGCCGGAGTCCTTCCCCTGGTGGAGGCCCTCGCCGACAAGGGACTGGCGATGGGAACGATGCTCGCCCTCATGATGTCCGTCGTCGCTCTCTCACTCCCTGAGATGATTCTTCTGCGCAAGGTTCTGAAGCCGAAGCTGCTGGCCGCCTTCGTCACCGTTGTCGGCACCGGAATCCTGGCCGTCGGCTATCTGTTCAACACGTTTCTGTAG
- a CDS encoding metalloregulator ArsR/SmtB family transcription factor, with amino-acid sequence MFGALADSIRLAILDILSSTPKCACDIGDAVEIAPNLLSYHLKVLREAGLIVGQKRGRWIDYSIAPDAWDVLHRALPAEYRLFEAVQ; translated from the coding sequence ATGTTCGGCGCGCTGGCCGACTCGATTCGACTGGCCATCCTCGACATCCTCTCGAGCACACCAAAGTGCGCTTGCGACATCGGAGACGCCGTCGAGATCGCACCGAACCTCCTCTCCTACCACCTCAAGGTGCTGCGGGAAGCCGGCCTGATCGTCGGCCAGAAACGGGGCCGCTGGATCGACTACTCCATCGCACCCGATGCGTGGGACGTACTGCACAGGGCGCTCCCTGCCGAGTACCGACTGTTCGAAGCAGTGCAATGA